In bacterium, a single genomic region encodes these proteins:
- a CDS encoding ABC transporter ATP-binding protein, protein MVLKIENLSKRFENDTTFTVQELNLEIQGEEIFTLLGANGAGKTTTFMLCLGYIQANNGRVLINGYDIEKEPLKAKKYVAYVSENVMVYDNFTAIQNLKFFAHLCGKYPTVDKCKTLLEKVGLREVTNKWARSFSKGMRQRLGIAISLIKDAKIIFLDEPTSGLDPEGAKEFLLILQKLRQEGKAIFMASHDIFRAKEISDRIGIMVKGRLVNVLNKSEIKDKNLEEIYLKYIETMG, encoded by the coding sequence ATGGTATTAAAAATAGAAAACTTAAGTAAAAGATTTGAAAATGATACTACATTTACAGTGCAGGAATTAAATTTAGAGATTCAAGGAGAAGAAATATTCACCCTTTTAGGGGCAAATGGTGCAGGCAAAACTACTACTTTTATGCTTTGTTTGGGATATATCCAGGCGAATAATGGAAGGGTTTTAATAAATGGCTACGACATAGAAAAAGAACCTCTAAAGGCGAAAAAATATGTTGCCTATGTCTCTGAAAATGTTATGGTCTATGATAATTTTACGGCGATACAAAACTTAAAGTTTTTTGCCCATTTGTGCGGAAAGTATCCTACGGTTGATAAATGTAAGACATTATTAGAAAAGGTAGGACTGAGGGAGGTAACTAATAAGTGGGCAAGGAGTTTCTCTAAAGGGATGCGACAAAGATTAGGAATTGCCATTAGTCTCATAAAAGATGCTAAGATAATATTTTTAGATGAACCTACCTCAGGACTTGACCCTGAAGGGGCAAAGGAATTCCTCCTTATACTTCAGAAATTAAGGCAGGAAGGGAAGGCAATATTTATGGCAAGCCATGATATCTTCCGAGCAAAGGAGATATCTGATAGAATCGGAATTATGGTCAAAGGAAGACTTGTAAATGTGCTTAATAAAAGTGAAATAAAGGATAAAAATTTGGAAGAAATCTACTTAAAGTATATAGAAACTATGGGATAA